The Myxococcota bacterium genome has a segment encoding these proteins:
- a CDS encoding sulfatase: MTPSPLRHRPPSSSRARRTARAFALVASLALAAALPGCGRGARAPLLLLVTVDTLRADHLGAYGSDLGATPRIDALASQSVAFDAAFAPASYTLPSMASLHTGLYPEEVGIFANRSAFRGSSVTVAEMLRIAGWRTGAAVSNYVLRGGTGMEIGFDVYDDAFTTSERNRDQPERTAEATTAAALAVLDALRASPHAGLFLWVHYQDVHGPYEPPAGLRERYLARARATRNGSRTLPTGGINAMGAIPSYQVVDGRDDAAFYLAGYAGEVAFVDAQIGALLDGVDARGLLDDARVVFTADHGESLGEDDYWFAHGELLSDALVRVPLLVRAPGLAPGRRADVASMVDLLPTLAGLAGLPLPARSAGRDLLAAGADRAPARAYLATLMGASTQRWGWVEDGHVLVRTDLGGGRVRDELRSLDRGAGGAAASAGGDDALRRRMGDELARFREELDVADAAWQELGPQDRAMLERLGYAH; this comes from the coding sequence ATGACGCCGAGCCCGCTCCGCCATCGCCCTCCGTCCTCGTCCCGCGCGCGCCGCACCGCGAGGGCCTTCGCGCTCGTCGCGTCGCTCGCGCTCGCGGCGGCCCTGCCGGGCTGCGGGCGCGGCGCGCGCGCGCCGCTGCTGCTGCTCGTCACGGTCGACACGCTGCGCGCCGACCACCTCGGCGCCTACGGAAGCGATCTCGGCGCCACGCCCCGCATCGACGCGCTCGCGTCGCAGAGCGTCGCCTTCGACGCCGCGTTCGCGCCGGCCTCGTACACCCTGCCGTCGATGGCCTCGCTGCACACGGGGCTGTATCCCGAGGAGGTCGGCATCTTCGCCAACCGCAGCGCCTTCCGCGGGAGCTCGGTCACGGTGGCCGAGATGCTGCGCATCGCGGGCTGGCGCACGGGCGCGGCGGTGAGCAACTACGTGCTGCGCGGCGGCACGGGGATGGAGATCGGCTTCGACGTCTACGACGACGCGTTCACGACGAGCGAGCGCAACCGCGACCAGCCCGAGCGCACGGCCGAAGCCACGACCGCGGCCGCGCTCGCCGTGCTCGACGCGCTGCGCGCGTCGCCGCACGCGGGCCTCTTCCTGTGGGTGCACTACCAGGACGTGCACGGGCCGTACGAGCCGCCGGCCGGGCTCCGCGAGCGCTACCTCGCGCGCGCGCGCGCGACGCGGAACGGGAGCCGCACGCTGCCGACCGGCGGCATCAACGCGATGGGCGCGATTCCGAGCTACCAGGTCGTCGACGGGCGCGACGACGCCGCGTTCTACCTCGCGGGCTACGCGGGCGAGGTCGCCTTCGTCGACGCGCAGATCGGGGCGCTGCTCGACGGCGTCGACGCGCGCGGGCTGCTCGACGACGCGCGCGTCGTCTTCACGGCCGACCACGGCGAGAGCCTCGGCGAGGACGACTACTGGTTCGCGCACGGCGAGCTCCTGAGCGACGCGCTCGTGCGCGTGCCGCTGCTCGTGCGCGCGCCGGGCCTCGCGCCGGGGCGGCGCGCGGACGTTGCGTCGATGGTCGACCTGCTGCCGACGCTCGCGGGCCTCGCGGGCCTTCCGCTCCCCGCGCGCAGCGCGGGGCGCGACCTGCTCGCAGCCGGCGCGGACCGCGCCCCCGCGCGCGCCTACCTCGCGACGCTGATGGGCGCGTCGACGCAGCGCTGGGGCTGGGTCGAGGACGGACACGTGCTCGTGCGCACCGACCTCGGCGGCGGGCGCGTGCGCGACGAGCTGCGCTCGCTCGACCGCGGCGCGGGCGGAGCGGCCGCGAGCGCGGGCGGCGACGACGCGCTCCGGCGCCGCATGGGCGACGAGCTCGCGCGCTTCCGCGAGGAGCTCGACGTCGCGGACGCCGCGTGGCAGGAGCTCGGGCCGCAGGATCGCGCCATGCTCGAGCGGCTCGGCTACGCGCACTGA